A region of Thermobifida halotolerans DNA encodes the following proteins:
- a CDS encoding Txe/YoeB family addiction module toxin — MRFDGRLRDGHRPCGEEGTADRPRAFHTNPHDGTPPATANPWSPAAEPNTQTSVRRISALVKDVMRNGNEGIGKPEPLKHGFQGYWSRRVNDEHRLVCKIAGDEIRIAACRYHYGR, encoded by the coding sequence CTGAGGTTTGACGGTCGCCTTCGCGACGGACACCGGCCGTGCGGAGAGGAGGGGACGGCCGATCGGCCCAGGGCGTTCCACACCAACCCCCACGACGGGACACCACCGGCCACGGCCAACCCGTGGTCGCCCGCCGCGGAACCGAACACTCAAACCTCAGTCAGACGCATCAGCGCTCTTGTCAAGGACGTCATGCGCAACGGCAACGAGGGGATCGGCAAGCCCGAGCCGCTCAAGCACGGTTTCCAGGGCTACTGGTCGCGCCGTGTCAACGACGAGCACCGACTGGTCTGCAAGATCGCCGGAGACGAGATCCGCATCGCTGCCTGCCGTTACCACTACGGGAGGTAG
- a CDS encoding MerR family transcriptional regulator, producing MRERGGRFWKVGELARLTGLTVRTLHHYEHVGVLRPSARTPAGHRLYGEADVRRLYQVVALRELGLPLEAIGTVLAGDVDLAELLGDHLAHVDRRLAALRSLRDRLTALAAAARSARGLRSDDLLGLMEEVTTMEETIRNHYTGEQLAYLERRRRELGDEAVAAVEAEWPRLIAEVRSEMAAGTDPADPKVRALATRWTELVEMFHGGDEGVRDSLHRMYQERGDGIAEQYGGPTSDMIAYVQRAIDSSAS from the coding sequence ATGCGTGAGCGCGGCGGACGGTTCTGGAAGGTCGGCGAACTGGCCCGGCTGACCGGGCTGACCGTGCGCACGCTGCACCACTACGAACACGTGGGAGTGCTGCGGCCGTCGGCCCGCACCCCGGCGGGGCACCGGCTCTACGGCGAGGCCGACGTGCGACGGCTCTACCAGGTGGTGGCGCTGCGCGAGCTGGGTCTGCCGCTGGAGGCGATCGGCACCGTGCTGGCCGGGGACGTCGACCTGGCCGAACTGCTGGGCGACCACCTGGCGCACGTCGACCGGAGACTGGCCGCGCTCCGGTCGCTGCGCGACAGGCTCACCGCCCTGGCGGCTGCCGCACGCTCGGCGCGCGGACTGCGTTCCGACGACCTCCTCGGTCTGATGGAAGAGGTGACCACGATGGAAGAGACCATCCGCAACCACTACACCGGGGAGCAGCTCGCCTACCTGGAGCGGCGCCGCCGGGAGCTCGGCGACGAGGCCGTCGCCGCGGTCGAGGCCGAGTGGCCGCGGCTCATCGCCGAGGTGCGCTCCGAGATGGCGGCGGGCACCGACCCGGCCGACCCGAAGGTGCGGGCGCTGGCCACACGGTGGACGGAACTGGTGGAGATGTTCCACGGCGGCGACGAGGGCGTGCGCGACTCCCTGCACCGGATGTACCAGGAGCGCGGCGACGGGATCGCCGAGCAGTACGGCGGCCCGACGTCCGACATGATCGCCTACGTCCAGCGGGCGATCGACTCCTCCGCGTCCTGA
- a CDS encoding phytoene desaturase family protein codes for MNTITVIGGGISGLTAAIASAEQGADVTLFEAHRTPGGRARSTAAPHVANDGPHVLYCDGAPFSWLAERGLVQPFVRPGLRELSRIRLRHEGRITGRPPSGLLRAAARRRAAAPVDRDFASWGTELFGAEGVRAVSGLLGVVTYDADPGRLSAAFVWERFGRAAAPRYPTARYVVGGWQAMVDRMVERARALGVRVETGTRVDRLPSDGPTIVATSLDAARTLLDDDSLRWESGRSLLVDLGLRSRRGEPYLVFDLDEGGFVGRYSQPDPSLAPAGEDLVQAQMPVRPGESRSDVRARLERLVDAALPGWRDRVTWRRDQMMAGRSGALDLPGRSWRDRPAVDRGDGVYLAGDMVAAPGLLGEVSITSALTAVRAALGRSAARVA; via the coding sequence ATGAACACCATCACCGTCATCGGCGGCGGGATCTCCGGACTGACCGCCGCCATCGCAAGTGCTGAGCAAGGCGCCGACGTCACCCTGTTCGAGGCGCACCGAACCCCGGGCGGCCGGGCGCGTTCCACGGCCGCGCCCCACGTCGCCAACGACGGGCCGCACGTCCTCTACTGCGACGGCGCGCCCTTCTCCTGGCTCGCCGAACGCGGGCTGGTCCAGCCGTTCGTCCGGCCGGGCCTGCGGGAGTTGTCCAGGATACGGCTCCGCCACGAGGGGAGGATCACCGGGAGGCCGCCGTCGGGGCTGCTGCGGGCCGCCGCCAGGCGGAGGGCCGCCGCCCCGGTGGACCGCGACTTCGCGTCGTGGGGGACCGAGCTGTTCGGCGCCGAGGGGGTCCGCGCGGTCTCCGGACTGCTCGGCGTGGTCACCTACGACGCCGATCCGGGCCGGTTGTCGGCGGCGTTCGTCTGGGAGCGCTTCGGCCGGGCCGCCGCTCCGCGCTACCCGACCGCCAGGTACGTGGTGGGGGGCTGGCAGGCGATGGTGGACCGGATGGTCGAGCGTGCGCGCGCCCTGGGTGTGCGCGTCGAGACCGGGACGCGGGTCGACCGACTGCCGTCGGACGGGCCGACGATCGTGGCCACCTCCCTGGACGCGGCCCGGACCCTGCTGGACGACGACTCGCTGCGCTGGGAGAGTGGCCGGTCACTGCTGGTCGACCTGGGGCTGCGGAGCCGCAGGGGTGAGCCGTACCTGGTCTTCGACCTGGACGAGGGTGGTTTTGTCGGCAGGTACTCCCAGCCGGACCCCTCCCTGGCCCCCGCCGGTGAGGACCTGGTCCAGGCGCAGATGCCGGTGCGGCCCGGTGAGTCCCGCTCCGACGTCCGGGCGCGGCTGGAGCGGCTGGTCGACGCCGCGCTGCCCGGCTGGCGGGACCGGGTGACCTGGCGGCGCGACCAGATGATGGCGGGCCGCAGCGGCGCCCTGGACCTGCCCGGCCGCTCCTGGCGCGACCGCCCGGCCGTCGACCGGGGCGACGGCGTCTACCTGGCGGGGGACATGGTCGCCGCGCCCGGCCTGCTCGGCGAGGTGTCGATCACCAGCGCCCTGACCGCCGTCCGCGCGGCGCTGGGCCGGAGTGCGGCGCGCGTCGCCTGA
- the msrA gene encoding peptide-methionine (S)-S-oxide reductase MsrA, whose protein sequence is MFGFTKTTMVDRADALPGRDTPMPVPDRHEVLGTPLAPPYPEGSQIAEFGMGCFWGVERTFWRLGPGIITTAVGYAGGYTSNPTYEEVCSGRTGHTEAVRVVFDPERISYTELLKVFWEGHDPTQGMRQGNDVGTQYRSMILYHDEAQRAAAEASRDAFQPVLTRMGYGPITTEIVPATPFYFAEPYHQQYLSEAKNPHGYCGVGGTGATCPIGVASTEG, encoded by the coding sequence ATGTTCGGCTTCACGAAGACGACGATGGTCGACCGGGCCGACGCCCTGCCCGGCCGCGACACCCCGATGCCGGTTCCGGACCGCCACGAGGTCCTGGGAACCCCGCTGGCTCCGCCCTACCCCGAAGGCTCCCAGATCGCCGAGTTCGGCATGGGCTGCTTCTGGGGTGTGGAGCGCACCTTCTGGCGGCTGGGCCCCGGCATCATCACCACGGCCGTCGGCTACGCGGGCGGCTACACTTCCAACCCCACCTACGAGGAGGTCTGCTCGGGACGCACCGGCCACACCGAGGCCGTGCGCGTGGTCTTCGACCCCGAGCGCATCTCCTACACCGAACTGCTCAAGGTGTTCTGGGAGGGCCACGACCCCACCCAGGGCATGCGGCAGGGCAACGACGTGGGCACCCAGTACCGCTCGATGATCCTCTACCACGACGAGGCCCAGCGCGCCGCGGCCGAGGCCAGCCGCGACGCCTTCCAACCGGTGCTGACCCGCATGGGCTACGGCCCCATCACCACCGAGATCGTCCCGGCCACCCCGTTCTACTTCGCCGAGCCCTACCACCAGCAGTACCTGTCGGAGGCCAAGAACCCGCACGGCTACTGCGGTGTGGGCGGAACGGGCGCGACCTGCCCGATCGGGGTGGCCAGCACCGAGGGATGA
- a CDS encoding RNA polymerase sigma-70 factor yields the protein MSVEIFEQHRGLLTGVAYRILGSAADAEDVVQEAWLRWSAVDAADVAEPRAYLIRVVSRLAIDRLRQAAARRESYVGPWLPEPVSTEPDAAERAELVESVELALLVVLETLSPLERAVFVLREAFDLPHAEIARAVGRSEAAVRQLARRARDHVHERKPRFDADRTRRRQLTERFAAACLTGDLDGLTGLLAHDVTLVGDGGGRGKAPLRVITGADRVSRFFLSITSERNLRRALEPLGAAPDALGVAITEVNGWPAVVVTAAGQPITVISPVVAAGRIQTVYLITNPEKMSHLRLPDPSR from the coding sequence GTGAGCGTTGAGATCTTCGAACAGCACCGTGGCCTCCTCACCGGGGTGGCCTACCGGATCCTGGGCAGCGCGGCCGACGCCGAGGACGTGGTCCAGGAGGCGTGGCTGCGCTGGTCCGCCGTGGACGCCGCGGACGTGGCCGAACCCAGGGCCTACCTGATCAGGGTGGTCTCCCGGCTGGCGATCGACCGGCTGCGGCAGGCGGCGGCGCGCCGGGAGTCCTACGTGGGTCCGTGGCTTCCCGAGCCGGTCAGCACCGAGCCGGACGCCGCCGAGCGCGCCGAACTCGTCGAGTCGGTGGAGTTGGCGCTGCTGGTGGTTCTGGAGACGCTCTCCCCGCTGGAACGCGCGGTGTTCGTGCTGAGGGAGGCGTTCGACCTGCCCCACGCGGAGATCGCGCGGGCGGTGGGGCGGTCGGAGGCGGCCGTCCGGCAGCTCGCCCGCCGGGCCCGCGACCACGTCCACGAGCGCAAGCCCCGGTTCGACGCGGACCGGACGCGGCGGCGGCAGCTCACCGAGCGGTTCGCCGCCGCGTGCCTCACCGGCGATCTGGACGGTCTGACCGGACTGCTCGCCCACGACGTCACCCTGGTCGGCGACGGCGGCGGCAGGGGCAAGGCGCCGCTGCGGGTGATCACCGGAGCCGACAGAGTCTCCCGGTTCTTCCTCTCGATCACCAGCGAGCGGAACCTGCGCCGGGCACTGGAACCGCTCGGCGCGGCCCCCGACGCGCTCGGAGTCGCGATCACCGAGGTCAACGGCTGGCCCGCGGTCGTGGTCACGGCCGCGGGCCAGCCGATCACCGTGATATCGCCGGTGGTCGCGGCCGGGCGAATCCAGACGGTCTACCTCATCACCAACCCGGAGAAGATGTCACATCTGCGGCTGCCCGATCCGTCCCGGTGA